One window of the Rhipicephalus sanguineus isolate Rsan-2018 chromosome 4, BIME_Rsan_1.4, whole genome shotgun sequence genome contains the following:
- the LOC119391792 gene encoding piggyBac transposable element-derived protein 2, protein MPEWKDVPPYPSPMESPIAYFRNFFDVTFPSHICEQSSLYSAQRNPNKVASMTVNDLEQFIGTVLTMSLMKLPQTRMYWSQSFRVSQVADTMTRDRWEEIKQSLHFSDNQEAPDQNDPERDRLYKVRPLLDHLVAKCREIPKSQKLCVDEQLVPFKGRSSLKQYLPNKPKKWGYKLFLLCDERGIMYNFEVYTGKILPQQGFPDIGASGNIVLRMASIVPRGLDYILYFDNWFCGVDLQVVLKKVGISSVGTVREARLKGCQLPSDKDLKKKGRGSYVEMATRFEGVSLRAVKWFDNRPVTLLSTFASASPEQAVKRFDKKTRMTVSIPRPAIVGIYNECMGGVDLMDMLVALYRIHVRSKKWYRRLFFHLLDVVVVNCWLLYRRDATAANVPCKHQMTLLTFKADIACTLRQQGTVSTPSRKRPLGPSKVENELQAKKRRGPSAPVPCKECSDHAMP, encoded by the coding sequence ATGCCTGAGTGGAAAGACGTACCACCCTACCCATCCCCGATGGAGTCTCCCATCGCCTATTTCAGAAACTTCTTTGACGTGACATTCCCGTCTCACATCTGTGAGCAGTCCTCCCTGTATAGCGCTCAGAGGAATCCGAACAAAGTTGCTTCAATGACAGTCAATGATTTAGAGCAGTTCATCGGTACAGTGCTCACTATGTCGCTTATGAAGCTGCCTCAAACACGCATGTACTGGTCGCAGAGTTTCCGAGTCAGTCAAGTCGCCGACACCATGACGAGAGACAGGTGGGAAGAAATCAAGCAGTCGCTGCATTTTAGTGACAACCAGGAAGCACCAGACCAGAATGACCCCGAACGTGACAGGCTTTACAAAGTGCGGCCCCTGTTGGACCACCTGGTCGCCAAATGCCGCGAGATACCAAAATCTCAAAAGCTATGCGTTGATGAGCAGCTGGTGCCGTTCAAAGGCCGCAGCTCATTGAAGCAGTATTTGCccaacaagcccaaaaaatgGGGTTATAAGCTTTTCCTTCTCTGCGATGAACGCGGCATAATGTACAACTTTGAAGTTTACACAGGCAAAATTCTTCCTCAGCAAGGTTTTCCCGACATCGGCGCAAGTGGCAACATCGTCCTACGAATGGCGAGTATCGTGCCCCGCGGTCTAGACTACATCTTGTATTTTGACAACTGGTTTTGCGGCGTGGACTTACAAGTAGTCCTCAAGAAGGTTGGAATCAGTTCCGTAGGGACAGTACGCGAGGCTCGCCTAAAAGGATGCCAACTTCCATCCGACAAAGATCTGAAGAAGAAAGGGCGTGGCTCTTACGTGGAAATGGCGACCAGATTTGAAGGGGTGAGCCTGAGGGCTGTCAAGTGGTTTGACAACCGCCCCGTGACTTTACTGTCCACGTTTGCTTCAGCTTCACCCGAGCAGGCCGTGAAGCGCTTCGACAAGAAGACCCGAATGACTGTGAGCATACCCCGCCCTGCTATTGTCGGCATCTACAATGAATGCATGGGAGGTGTTGATCTTATGGACATGCTTGTGGCACTCTACCGCATCCACGTAAGGTCAAAAAAGTGGTACAGGAGGCTCTTTTTTCATTTATTAGATGTAGTAGTTGTCAACTGCTGGCTCCTCTACCGCCGAGATGCCACCGCGGCTAACGTGCCTTGCAAGCACCAAATGACCCTGCTAACATTCAAAGCAGACATTGCCTGCACGCTGAGGCAACAGGGAACGGTATCAACACCTTCGAGGAAGCGACCATTGGGCCCATCAAAAGTCGAGAATGAATTGCAGGCGAAGAAGCGGCGCGGGCCATCAGCTCCTGTTCCATGCAAGGAGTGTAGCGATCATGCTATGCCTTGA